The following are from one region of the Centroberyx gerrardi isolate f3 chromosome 16, fCenGer3.hap1.cur.20231027, whole genome shotgun sequence genome:
- the grhpra gene encoding glyoxylate reductase/hydroxypyruvate reductase: MQTVQKLMKVFVTRRIPQEGMKILSQAGVCQVSLWDSDEPVPRAELLKGVEGAHGLLCLLSDKIDAEVLDAAGPNLKVISTLSVGFDHLALDEIKKRGIRVGYTPDVLTDATAELTVALLLATARRIPEGVEEVKNGGWSTWKPLWLCGYGLSGSTVGVIGLGRIGLAIARRLKPFGVKRLLYSGRTAKPHAAEVDGEFVPLDTLVSESDFVVVSCSLTPETQGLCDKAFFSKMKNTAVFINSSRGSVVNQEDLYQALSSGQIAAAGLDVTTPEPLPTNHPLLTLKNCVVLPHIGSATYSTRGIMGDLSARNLLAGLQGTDMPSELTF; this comes from the exons ATGCAAACTGTTCAGAAACTCATGAAGGTTTTCGTCACCAGACGCATCCCACAAGAGGGGATGAAGATCCTGTCGCAGGCTGGGGT ATGTCAGGTGTCTCTGTGGGACTCGGATGAGCCGGTGCCGAGGGCCGAGCTTCTAAAAGGCGTGGAGGGGGCGCACGGGCTGCTGTGTCTGCTGTCGGACAAGATCGACGCCGAGGTTCTGGATGCTGCAG GGCCGAACCTGAAGGTGATCAGCACCCTGTCGGTGGGATTTGACCACCTGGCCCTTGATGAGATAAAAAAACG TGGCATACGTGTTGGGTACACTCCCGACGTCCTGACTGATGCGACGGCAGAGCTGACTGTGGCTCTGCTCCTGGCTACCGCACGGAGAATAccagagggagtggaggaggtcAAGAA tggtgGCTGGAGTACATGGAAGCCACTCTGGCTGTGTGGTTATGGTCTTTCTGGCAGCACAGTAGGAGTCATTGGACTGGGACGCATAG GTCTGGCTATTGCCAGGAGGCTGAAACCGTTTGGAGTGAAGAGGCTGCTGTACTCTGGGAGAACAGCCAAGCCCCACGCTGCTGAGGTGGATGGAGAGTTTG TTCCCCTCGACACGCTGGTGTCCGAGAGCGACTTTGTGGTGGTTTCCTGCTCCCTCACACCGGAAACCCAGGGGCTGTGTGACAAGGCCTTCTTCAGCAAGATGAAGAACACCGCTGTCTTCATCAACTCCAGCAG gGGGAGTGTGGTGAACCAGGAGGATCTGTACCAGGCTTTGAGCAGTGGTCAGATAGCTGCAGCCGGACTCGATGTCACAACACCCGAGCCTCTTCCAACAAACCACCCCCTTCTAACACTCAAAAACTGTG TGGTTTTGCCACACATCGGCAGTGCCACCTACTCCACAAGAGGCATCATGGGGGACCTGTCGGCCCGAAACCTGCTAGCTGGCTTACAGGGCACAGACATGCCCAGTGAACTCACCTTCTAG
- the frmpd1b gene encoding uncharacterized protein frmpd1b: MEEKERCRSRSPARRASRVQQVVGTIIRRTRESLSRERLLGDGRSQRSNSLSNQNFQVKLTVQITRDPVLDGSSGHGFTLTANAPLLVRDVATGSPADGMLFPGDQVLQINDTVVEELNPEQVEDILRDLEDSITVTILRHMTNPKSSIMSAEKRARLRSNPVKVRFAEEVVVNGHTQGNSLLFLPNVLKVYLENGQTKAFKFDNTTTVKDIVLTLKDKLSIRAIEYFALVLEQQYSITKLLLLHEDELIQKVVQKKDSHDYRCLFRVCFIPRDPVDLLQDDPSSFEYLFLQSVGDVLQERFAVEMKCNTALRLAALHMHERLDSCGQTRASIKSITKEFGLDSFISPTLLSNMREKDLRKAISYHLKKIQALLEPRQKVISATQARLAYLTQLGEVISYGGRSYTATMMLQDREALVSLLVGARYGMSQVINHKLNMISTLVEFSSISRVELLSESDKVSLLRISLHDMKPFALLMDSLAAKDLACLLGGYCKLLVDPNVNVFRLGRPKVRVHRIPAEEGVCGRFAVIEGVCYESLSSYVSRCCSDSDDSSDEDYPMDSHSGKRHDPASQDWEERRREEGEKRRAEERKEREENEGKQEVKIIVTTEGKENEGGEEGGATGVGLSKTGGVDEEMSLETSWYHTDPRVTSSFSSLSSGSLSAALEESSAAGKVPSRLEALRGPRPAEGLSTLDVHHPYLLEPQRHRDALAHQGQAATGPLRPTNLNYRSNDNSCLCFAELSQADFLPSPPEATSDDDDDDDEEEGEEELRRISKIPSSRDLRLIDSTPFQRSPNNRNKKIPPKVPMRTSSIPKAAQAEQRLSKDEDGLFLTPSPNPKPALVVKESASESEDEFFDAQERFTPPVPDLSETELADRRNANRLSGTWNGLPTVPEKEPSSPRTNKPTSSESKKQVETHKVLTKPLTNQQPSPPCPSQKSEVKVKPPLAPKPQLPPKPQIIPPRSPQHGRSYAHCNGDASGRLSSELLEMEPDTMEFKSVTSGAGGLPLSSPLITAVRRSQQPLPIPTPQTEDKSKKQENSPKQGNRPTQENGGHVVSKDKVYIPAEKETPKVEETNGVALPKEEVLGQVNGGEVGATKRPPNLPPIPRSNSGTKLALPPPVSPKPTSPTNLHPLSLPSSSPVSPTDPAKVFKDGVSPPNGIHPWSSRNGSIQSGPRRVSLSHESLSPKNTDAPLSLTTSLTSTSSKGVGGMESREPGRSGSGSDLRTSSSSLGGRLPASALRGRIQALPWYMTRSQEILGTLDYPSTSSINGDTSGFGSGLSVASGVSDLNKTPIKDTETVASKAGGKGKILEDGAEVVIATIKEAEEVTSQMNKANGTNGSHPNLNFKENGAHSGSVSSEQPQSRPHSAVGLGGVSSMPIGGDSPSSLAETTPPQQHREACGCRTVYANCFSGDTEDGVGFDEELTVYEFSRRTRPKPARPTPIPSPTSPSPTPTPTPNPNPNILSLLRDNPRPLSTLSTASSELSPLVSRPVSPTPSVGGPLRSLTNKRYGGLKGGFASLRQDIDQLLLVLESGTAEQPQPTTCQDSNQDGTAIQAGSELLNQKGSEGSTVPGPNCTGMIPAPMTEAERSLLQAEARRLASGCQRATRVGWAPDEALRSLSNSFSALVQLSAACLQTYPCPGCDICRSMSLVHRDDEEDNQGPMDKLKEIVGLYREFVGAVETAGTGVGAGGKGAGLSGSGQGQGEGEGVRLLAKRCTVLISSVFALTQLFRTRSPDTSDTPGHVPLNF; encoded by the exons atggaggagaaggagcgaTGTAGGAGTAGGTCTCCGGCTCGGAGGGCCAGTCGGGTGCAGCAGGTGGTGGGAACCATAATAAGACGCACCCGAGAGTCGCTTAGCAG AGAGCGGTTGCTAGGCGACGGGCGGTCGCAGCGCTCCAACAGTCTGTCCAATCAGAACTTCCAGGTGAAGCTGACGGTGCAGATCACCCGGGACCCGGTTCTGGACGGCAGCAGCGGACATGGCTTCACCCTCACAGCCAACGCACCCCTGCTGGTCAGGGACGTCGCCACAG ggagccCTGCAGACGGGATGCTGTTCCCTGGCGACCAGGTGCTGCAGATTAATGATACAgtggtggaggagctgaaccCCGAGCAGGTGGAAGACATCTTAAG GGACTTGGAGGATTCTATCACTGTGACTATCTTACGGCACATGACA AATCCCAAGTCATCCATCATGTCAGCGGAGAAGAGAGCTCGTCTGAGGAGTAATCCAGTCAAAGTGCGCTTTGCAGAGGAGGTGGTGGTCAACGGGCACACTCAG GGaaactctcttctcttcctgccCAATGTTCTGAAAGTCTATCTGGAGAACGGACAGACGAAGGCCTTCAAGTTTGACAACACCACCACTGTCAAG GACATTGTTCTGACTCTGAAGGATAAGCTGTCCATCCGGGCCATCGAGTACTTTGCCCTGGTGCTGGAGCAACAGTACAGCATcaccaagctgctgctgctgcacgaAGACGAGCTCATACAGAAG GTGGTGCAGAAGAAGGACTCGCATGACTACCGCTGTCTGTTCAGGGTGTGTTTCATCCCCAGAGACCCTGTGGACCTGCTGCAGGATGACCCCTCCTCCTTCGAGTACCTCTTCCTACAG AGTGTGGGGGACGTGCTGCAGGAGCGTTTTGCAGTGGAGATGAAGTGTAACACTGCACTGCGCCTGGCTGCCCTGCACATGCATGAGAGACTAGATAGCTGTGGACAGACCAGGGCGTCTATCAAGAGCATAAC gaagGAGTTCGGCCTGGACAGCTTCATCTCTCCCACGCTGCTGAGCAACATGAGGGAGAAGGACCTGAGGAAAGCCATCAGCTACCACCTCAAAAAGATCCAGGCCCTGCTGGAGCCACGCCAGAAG GTAATATCTGCTACTCAGGCGCGGCTGGCCTACCTCACTCAGCTGGGAGAGGTCATCTCCTACGGGGGCCGGTCCTACACAGCGACTATGATG CTCCAGGACAGGGAGGCGTTGGTCAGCCTGCTGGTGGGGGCGAGGTACGGGATGAGTCAGGTCATCAACCACAAGCTCAACATGATCTCCACGCTGGTGGAGTTCAGCAGCATCAGCCGAGTGGAGCTGCTCTCCGAGTCCGACAAAGTCAGCCTGCTGCGCATCTCACTGCACGACATGAAG CCATTTGCCTTACTGATGGACTCTCTGGCAGCCAAAGACCTAGCGTGTCTGCTGGGAGGCTACTGCAAGCTCCTTGTGGACCCCAATGTCAATGTCTTCCGTCTGGGGCGCCCCAAAGTCAGGGTGCACCGGATACCTGCTGAagaaggtgtgtgtgggaggttcGCCGTAATAGAGGGCGTGTGCTATGAGTCCCTATCAA GTTATGTGTCGCGCTGCTGTAGTGACTCAGATGACTCATCAGATGAGGACTACCCAATGGATTCTCACAGTGGCAAACGCCATGACCCAGCGAGCCAGGActgggaggaaaggaggagagaggagggggagaagaggagagcggaagaaaggaaggagagggaagagaacgaagggaaacaggaagtgaagaTAATAGTGACAACAGAAGGTAAGGAgaacgagggaggagaggagggaggagcaacAGGAGTTGGTCTGAGTAAAACCGGTGGAGTGGATGAGGAAATGAGCCTGGAGACCAGCTGGTACCACACAGACCCGCGGGTCACCAGCAGCTTCTCCAGCTTGTCCAGCGGTTCCCTGAGTGCCGCCCTGGAGGAGAGCAGCGCCGCAGGTAAAGTCCCCTCTCGTCTGGAGGCGCTCCGCGGGCCACGGCCAGCTGAGGGACTCTCAACCCTGGACGTCCACCACCCGTACCTCCTGGAGCCACAACGCCACAGAGACGCCCTCGCCCACCAAGGCCAGGCGGCTACCGGTCCCCTGCGACCCACCAACCTCAATTACCGCAGCAACGACAACTCCTGCCTTTGTTTTGCTGAGCTCTCCCAGGCTGACTTCCTTCCCAGCCCGCCCGAGGCCACCagtgatgatgacgatgacgatgacgaagaggagggggaggaggaactCAGACGCATTTCTAAGATCCCGAGTTCGAGAGATCTGAGGCTGATCGACAGCACACCCTTCCAGAGATCACCcaataacagaaataaaaagatCCCTCCCAAAGTCCCAATGAGGACGAGTTCAATCCCTAAAGCAGCGCAGGCTGAGCAGCGTCTTTCCAAGGACGAGGACGGTCTGTTCCTGACACCTTCACCCAACCCCAAACCGGCTCTGGTGGTCAAAGAGAGCGCCTCAGAGTCTGAGGACGAGTTCTTCGATGCACAGGAGAGATTTACTCCCCCAGTTCCCGATCTCTCAG agacagagctggCTGACAGGCGGAACGCCAATCGGTTGAGTGGCACCTGGAATGGCCTTCCAACTGTGCCAGAGAAAGAGCCGTCCTCACCCCGGACCAATAAACCTACATCCTCTGAAAGCAAGAAGCAAGTGGAGACACATAAAGTCCTCACAAAGCCCCTTACCAACCAACAGCCCAGCCCACCATGTCCATCTCAGAAAAGTGAAGTTAAGGTCAAACCACCATTGGCACCTAAGCCCCAGCTGCCCCCCAAACCTCAGATCATTCCCCCCAGGTCCCCCCAGCACGGGCGTTCCTATGCCCACTGCAATGGAGACGCCTCTGGGCGCCTCTCCTCTGAGCTCCTGGAAATGGAGCCTGACACCATGGAGTTTAAGTCTGTCACTTCTGGGGCAGGGGGGCTGCCTCTGTCCTCACCCCTGATTACAGCCGTGCGGCGCAGCCAGCAACCGCTACCCATCCCAACACCCCAGACTGAGGACAAGAGCAAGAAGCAAGAAAACAGCCCAAAACAGGGTAACCGGCCGACACAGGAGAATGGAGGGCATGTTGTTTCCAAAGACAAAGTTTACATTCCTGCTGAAAAGGAAACTCCTAAAGTTGAGGAAACCAACGGGGTTGCCCTGCCCAAGGAAGAGGTGCTGGGGCAGGTGAATGGGGGAGAGGTTGGAGCCACAAAAAGGCCACCAAACCTGCCCCCTATTCCTCGCTCTAATTCAGGTACAAAGCTGGCCCTCCCCCCTCCAGTATCCCCCAAACCCACTTCTCCCACCAATCTCCATCCCTTATCACTTCCTTCTAGCTCTCCTGTCTCCCCTACTGATCCAGCCAAAGTCTTTAAGGATGGCGTCAGTCCGCCAAATGGCATCCACCCTTGGAGCAGCCGCAATGGCAGCATCCAGTCAGGGCCCAGGAGGGTCTCTCTGAGCCACGAGAGCCTGTCACCCAAAAACACAGATGCCCCTCTCAGCCTCACCACCTCCCTCACCTCAACCTCCTCCAAAGGGGTTGGGGGTATGGAAAGCAGGGAGCCAGGGAGATCTGGGTCAGGATCAGACCTGCGGACCAGCTCCTCGAGCCTGGGAGGCAGGCTGCCAGCCTCGGCCCTGAGGGGGAGGATCCAGGCCCTCCCCTGGTACATGACCCGTTCCCAGGAGATTTTAGGCACTCTGGACTATCCCTCCACCAGCTCCATCAACGGGGACACATCTGGCTTTGGCTCCGGTTTGTCTGTAGCCAGTGGAGTATCGGACCTAAACAAGACCCCTATCAAGGACACAGAGACTGTGGCCTCGAAAGcaggagggaaagggaagatTCTAGAGGATGGAGCCGAGGTCGTCATAGCAACCAtcaaagaggcagaggaagtgACTTCACAGATGAACAAGGCCAACGGGACAAACGGGTCACACCCTAATCTGAATTTCAAAGAGAATGGTGCACATAGTGGCAGTGTTTCGTCGGAGCAGCCTCAGTCGCGGCCCCACTCAGCAGTGGGGCTGGGCGGTGTGTCCAGCATGCCCATCGGAGGTGACTCTCCGTCCTCCCTGGCAGAGACCACCCCTCCGCAGCAGCACCGCGAGGCCTGTGGCTGCCGCACCGTCTACGCCAACTGCTTCAGCGGCGACACCGAGGACGGTGTCGGCTTCGACGAGGAGCTCACCGTTTACGAGTTCTCCCGCCGCACGCGCCCCAAACCTGCCCGACCCACACCTATCCCTTCTCCTACATCACCgtctcccacccccacccccacccccaaccccaaccccaacaTCCTGTCACTGCTTCGGGACAACCCTCGGCCGCTCTCCACCCTCTCCACTGCCTCCTCTGAACTCAGCCCCCTCGTTTCACGTCCCGTCTCCCCCACACCTTCGGTCGGTGGTCCTCTTCGTTCCCTTACTAACAAGCGCTACGGAGGGCTGAAGGGAGGATTTGCCTCCCTGCGTCAAGATATAGATCAACTGTTACTGGTCTTAGAGAGCGGAACAGCTGAGCAACCACAACCGACAACGTGTCAAGACTCAAACCAGGATGGTACAGCCATACAGGCAGGGTCTGAACTCTTAAATCAAAAGGGAAGCGAAGGCAGCACCGTCCCAGGCCCAAATTGTACAGGGATGATCCCTGCCCCCATGACAGAGGCTGAAAGGAGTCTTCTCCAGGCAGAGGCTCGACGATTGGCGTCTGGGTGCCAGCGGGCCACGCGTGTAGGATGGGCTCCTGATGAAGCCCTGCGTTCTTTATCCAACAGCTTCAGCGCCCTGGTGCAGCTGTCCGCGGCCTGCCTGCAGACATACCCCTGCCCCGGCTGTGACATCTGCCGCAGCATGAGCCTGGTCCACAGAGATGACGAGGAGGACAACCAGGGGCCCATGGACAAGCTAAAGGAGATCGTGGGTCTGTACCGGGAGTTTGTTGGGGCTGTGGAGACAGCAGGAACTGGTGTTGGGGCTGGGGGTAAAGGTGCGGGCCTCAGTGGGTCTGGGCAGGGCCAGGGGGAAGGTGAGGGGGTGAGGCTGCTGGCCAAACGTTGCACTGTGCTCATCTCCTCCGTCTTCGCGCTCACACAGCTCTTCCGGACACGCTCACCAGACACATCGGACACGCCCGGCCACGTACCTCTCAActtttga
- the LOC139918922 gene encoding zinc finger and BTB domain-containing protein 5-like: MDFPGHFQHIFQQLNHQRLHAQLCDCVVLVGGQSFQAHRSILAACSSHFRALLSSSDGDEGGGPGADTGGGPSVMELDPEVVTPEAFSTLLDMVYTSSLSLGASNVMDVLLAASHLHLNAVVKACKLHLSKRNFPASPPKGWRSVQQQQQPPSSQVATMPAAGSVSIQHLELSLVTSAMEEELHEGEAGMEVSQSGGVEDGGVRGSDSSEQSAALTSRHKRRSPPHEERLGGRKRTCRPPGENFRERSPTVTRSTVSREEGGEQLSSPDCLKTDDGLQESRGEEEVEEKYEATKGESEEIQLPSQSDSSVGGAGAWEKDGDADGETVVKVKVGEEGEGEEEGEEQKMAVIEVKKENLSSSSPDLDTVPNNPPSPADDCREHLDAPVGDEKMAMASPTEGDVSSLEPQLCTDLQTDTEREGGDVGEESIDGEGLDSLSELAFSCFLNPGGDSVMGELEVEDSLASLTAAAAAAAAASEAPSAAGDAGEPSQTSEEANTSPAPSSDCSSSLVFPVASVPFQPLIPTQGHGFSDTLILQPTQSSLAGFLRGIRPAGLSLQASLVQPSSRGCGGGGGGSGAPAFRRIAPKALPGSEACADPDASSSSGPAGDAVDRPPLTRASEDVLSKCKKAAAEDLVLLVEGEKKYACKICCKTFMNLTDCKKHIRVHTGEKPYPCPKCGKRFSQSSHLYKHSKNTCLHWKGDHQPFPDTLL, translated from the coding sequence ATGGACTTCCCAGGTCATTTCCAGCACATTTTCCAGCAGCTGAACCACCAGCGTCTCCACGCCcagctgtgtgactgtgtggtgCTGGTGGGGGGCCAGAGCTTCCAGGCCCACCGCTCCATCTTAGCAGCCTGCAGCTCTCACTTCCGGGCCCTCCTGAGCTCTTCGGACGGCGACGAGGGCGGGGGACCGGGAGCGGACACAGGCGGAGGCCCCAGTGTGATGGAGCTGGACCCGGAGGTGGTGACCCCCGAGGCCTTCTCCACCCTGCTGGACATGGTCTACACCTCCAGCCTCTCCCTGGGGGCCTCCAATGTGATGGACGTACTGCTGGCCGCCTCGCACCTGCACCTCAACGCCGTGGTCAAGGCCTGCAAGCTCCACCTGTCCAAGCGCAACTTCCCCGCCTCGCCCCCGAAAGGCTGGAGGTCGgtacagcagcaacagcagcctcCGTCTTCCCAGGTCGCCACCATGCCTGCTGCTGGTTCAGTTTCAATTCAGCATCTGGAGCTTAGCCTGGTCACCTCTGCCATGGAAGAGGAGCTCCATGAGGGGGAGGCGGGGATGGAGGTCAGCCAGTCTGGTGGGGTTGAAgatggaggggtgagggggagtGATAGCAGTGAGCAGAGTGCAGCGCTGACCTCAAGGCACAAGCGTAGGTCTCCCCCGCATGAGGAGAGGCTGGGCGGTAGGAAGAGGACCTGCAGGCCGCCCGGGGAAAACTTCAGGGAACGATCCCCTACTGTGACCAGGAGCACCgtcagcagagaggagggaggagagcagctgTCCTCCCCGGACTGCCTGAAGACGGACGATGGCCTCCAGGAGAgcagaggcgaggaggaggtcGAGGAGAAATATGAGGCAACCAAGGGTGAGTCAGAGGAGATCCAGCTGCCGAGCCAGTCGGACAGCAGCGTAGGAGGTGCGGGCGCGTGGGAGAAGGATGGAGACGCCGACGGGGAGACTGTGGTGAAAGTGAAggtgggagaggaaggagagggagaggaggagggagaggagcagaagaTGGCGGTTATTGAGGTGAAAAAGGAAAACCTGAGCTCATCGTCTCCAGACTTGGACACTGTACCCAACAACCCTCCATCTCCAGCAGATGACTGCAGGGAGCATTTGGATGCACCGGTGGGTGATGAGAAAATGGCCATGGCCAGCCCAACAGAGGGTGACGTCAGCTCTTTAGAACCCCAGCTGTGCACCGATCTTCAAacggacacagagagagagggtggagatgTCGGGGAGGAGTCGATTGACGGCGAAGGCCTCGACAGCCTGTCAGAACTGGCCTTTTCCTGTTTCCTCAACCCCGGTGGTGACAGTGTCATGGGGGAACTAGAGGTGGAGGACAGCTTAGCTAGTCtcactgctgctgccgccgccgccgctgccgccagCGAAGCTCCGTCAGCTGCTGGAGATGCAGGCGAACCGTCTCAAACCTCTGAAGAAGCAAACACCTCTCCCGCTCCGTCCTCTGATTGTTCCTCCTCCCTCGTTTTTCCGGTCGCTTCCGTTCCATTTCAGCCGCTCATCCCGACTCAGGGCCACGGTTTCAGCGACACGCTCATCCTCCAGCCCACCCAGAGCTCTCTGGCGGGATTCCTGAGGGGCATCAGACCTGCAGGCCTGAGTCTGCAAGCCTCCCTCGTCCAGCCATCCAGCAGAGGgtgcggcggtggcggcggcggctcaGGGGCACCGGCTTTCCGACGCATCGCCCCCAAAGCGCTGCCTGGATCAGAAGCCTGCGCAGATCCAgacgcctcctcttcctctggacCAGCGGGGGATGCCGTCGATCGGCCGCCCCTTACTAGAGCTTCGGAGGATGTTCTGTCCAAGTGTAAGAAGGCAGCAGCCGAGGACCTTGTGCTGttagtggagggagagaagaaataTGCCTGCAAGATCTGCTGTAAGACCTTCATGAACCTGACAGACTGTAAGAAGCATATTCGcgtccacacaggggagaagcCCTATCCCTGTCCCAAGTGTGGCAAACGCTTCAGCCAGTCCTCCCATCTGTATAAACACTCGAAGAATACCTGCCTGCACTGGAAAGGCGATCACCAACCTTTCCCAGACACCCTGCTCTGA
- the tomm5 gene encoding mitochondrial import receptor subunit TOM5 homolog, whose product MFKLEGLGPKMDPEEMRKKMREDVISSVRNFLIYVALLRATPYVLKKLDSI is encoded by the exons ATGTTTAAACTGGAAGGTCTCGGGCCTAAGATGGACCCAGAAGAGATGAGGAAGAAAATGCGAGAAGACGTCATCTCGTCCGTCCGCAACTTTCTGATTTACGTTGCCCTTCTCCGAGCCA CTCCGTATGTGTTGAAGAAGCTGGACAGCATATGA
- the LOC139918936 gene encoding mitochondrial nicotinamide adenine dinucleotide transporter SLC25A51, whose amino-acid sequence MAVTTMDPEPARTPQPQASLSKGGSSLLPGGGLGAWLGPQGKHYVCGSIAAFTNIVVTFPIQKVLFRQQLHGVLATEAVRQLQRDGLRNLYRGLLPPLLQKSTTVAIMFGLYEDFSRVLLDRAGNSGMPELATRSFAAALAGTAEAILTPFERVQTLLQDHRHHGRFNNTAHTFRTLLTEYGVRECYRGLVPVLLRNGPSNVLFFGLRGPIKEQLPQATSRAGHMVNDFVCGGVLGAALGIMFYPLNVVKSRAQSQVGGAFRPCGEVLLTVWRERGGSLAMLFRGAHLNYHRSLLSWGIINATYELLLKVI is encoded by the coding sequence ATGGCTGTTACCACCATGGACCCAGAGCCAGCCCGGACGCCTCAGCCCCAGGCCTCTCTGAGTAAAGGGGGCAGCTCCCTGCTGCCTGGTGGGGGTCTGGGCGCCTGGCTGGGACCTCAAGGGAAGCACTATGTCTGCGGCTCCATTGCAGCGTTCACCAACATCGTGGTGACCTTCCCCATCCAAAAGGTGCTGTTCCGCCAGCAGCTGCACGGCGTGCTGGCCACCGAGGCGGTGCGGCAGCTCCAAAGGGATGGGCTGAGGAACCTTTACCGGGGCCTGCTGCCCCCGCTGCTCCAGAAGAGCACTACGGTGGCGATCATGTTCGGCCTGTACGAGGACTTCTCCAGGGTCTTACTGGACCGGGCCGGCAACAGCGGAATGCCGGAGCTGGCCACACGGAGCTTTGCTGCGGCACTGGCAGGAACCGCAGAGGCCATCCTGACGCCGTTTGAGCGCGTGCAAACTCTCCTGCAAGACCACCGGCACCACGGCCGTTTCAACAACACAGCCCACACCTTCCGGACACTTCTGACTGAGTACGGGGTCAGAGAGTGCTACCGCGGCCTAGTGCCCGTGCTGCTCCGCAACGGCCCCAGCAACGTGCTCTTCTTCGGGCTCCGCGGGCCCATCAAGGAGCAGCTCCCGCAAGCCACCAGCCGGGCAGGTCACATGGTCAATGACTTTGTGTgcgggggggtgttgggggcgGCCCTCGGGATCATGTTCTATCCGTTAAATGTGGTGAAGTCGCGGGCGCAGTCGCAGGTCGGCGGAGCCTTCCGGCCTTGCGGGGAGGTACTGCTAacagtgtggagagagaggggcggcaGCCTTGCCATGCTCTTCCGAGGGGCGCACCTCAACTACCACCGCTCACTCCTCTCCTGGGGCATCATCAACGCCACCTATGAGCTGCTGCTCAAGGTGATATGA